The following nucleotide sequence is from Phycisphaerales bacterium.
TCACCTGCGTCGGCGTGCCCAAGACCATCGACAACGACCTCATCGGCACGGACATCACCTTCGGCTTTCAGACCGCCGTCGAGACCGCCACCTGCGCCATCGACCGCATCCACACCACCGCCGCCAGCCACCACCGCGTCATGGTCGTCGAAGTCATGGGCCGCAACGCCGGGTGGATCGCCCTGCACGCCGGCGTCGCTTCCGGTTCGGACATCATCCTCCTGCCCGAGATCCCGTTCGACTATGACATCATCTGCGAGTTCATCGGCGAGCGCCACACCCACCACCGCACATGCACGATCGTGTGCGTGAGCGAGGGCGCGCGGCCGATCGACGGTAGGCAGGTGGTCAACCACCATGATCCCACCAGCCCCGATCCCATTCGCCTCGGCGGGATCGGGAAGATCGTCGCGGACGAGATCGAGAAGCGCACCGGGGCCGAGAGTCGCGTCACGGTCCTCGGCCACGTGCAGCGCGGCGGCACGCCGATTCACTCCGATCGCCTGCTGGGCACGCGATTCGGCTTCCACGCGATCGAACTCCTGATGGCGGGCAAGAAGAACCGCCTGGTGGTCATGCGCAACCACCAGGTGACGGACATCGACATCCTCGACGCCGCCGACAAGCAGCGCCTCGTGCCGCTCGATGATCCGCTCATCGCCGCGGCCCGCGCGGTGGGCACGTGCTTTGGCGATGCGATTCCGGCTCAGTAAATCGCGCGGTCGTCAGTCGGCGTGCCGAACTTCCATGGCCTTGGCCTGTCGGATGATGTCGCTGGCGAGCTCCGCCGGGGCGCCTTCGACGATGAAGACCTCCCGGCCGCGCCGCGCCAGCCGCCCGGTGTCATCGGCCTCATTGCCGGAGGGATAGGCGATTTCGCCCGAGTCCTGGACGTAGTTGTCAACCGGCTCGGCCAGGCCGCACTTGACCTTCAGGATCGACTTATAGGCGTCGAAGAACTCCTGCGCATCCTTTTCGGAATCCCACGTCGTCACGAGCGCGAACATGACGCAGCCGTCTTCGCGCTGGTAGGCCCGGTAGAGATCGCCGTCCCAGCCTGCGGTCGCCCGGTTCGCCTTGGGGCCGGGGCAGTCAAAGTTGCGCAGGAGCAGCGCGAGGTAGTATTCGCCGTGCCGGGCTGAATCGATCTGCTTCCAACCGGCTCGGTCCAGGTCATCAAGCGCCGGCAACGTGACGAGCGTCGGTTCATCACGCGGCCCGGTGAACTTGTCGGGATGCATGACCTGCTCGCTGGTCGTCGGCAGGTTTCGGTAGGCCTCGGCCACGCGCTCCCACCCGCCCGCGTGCCGCAGTTCCATGGTGAAGTAGGCGCCCTTGATGTACGCCGCCATGAGCGGATGCAGGATGTAGGGCGGGATCTTGTCCATCGACTCGATCGCCTTGGCGATGTCGCCGCCTTCGAGGCCCATCGCGGACATGTCAACCTGCTTGCTTAACTGGATGAGCGCATCGGGCTCCATGTTCGCCTGCATGCGAAAGGCCATGGTCTCCATTTCCGGGTTGGCGGAAAGGTCCATGCCCATCGTCTTGGTCTGCCAGAGCGTCTGGACGTAGGTCGCCTCGCCTTCGACGAGAAATCGCACGGCGAGCACTTGATCGTCGTTGCGCACGTCCTCGGTCTGCTCTTCTTCCATCTTCTCAAGCAGCGCACCGAGTTTGAAGTGCTGATCCTGCAGCGCGTGGACCAGTTCATGGGCCGCAACGGTCTGCAGAAGCACCGGCGCCATGTCGGTCATGAGGTAATAGAACTTACCCGTCTCCGGGTCGTAGTAGGCCCCAGCCTGGCTGAGCAGGGCGCTCTTGAACTCTTCGCTCAGGTCGATGGGCTGCTTGAGCATGCCCAGCCGCACGAGCCCGGCCATGAAGCCGCCGACCTTGTCCGGCGGGAACATCGTCTCCAGTTCCTCGTCGAGATACTCCGCCCAGTCCTCCATCGACTGGTGTTCGGCCGGAACGTCCTTGAGGAACTTGAGTCCGCGGATCTCCGTCAGTTGCGCTTCGATATCCGTCAGATCGGGCAGCGCGGGGGCCTGGGCGGGCTCAGCAGGCGCCGAAGCGGGATCCGGAGGCGGCGCCGGCGGCGAGGCGCAGGCGAAGGCGGCGGCCGCCAGAGCGACAACGGCGAACCCGCGATGATTCAAATTGCGGCCTTGACTCGACATGCAGTTCTCCTGTACCGGCACGGCTTTGGGGCGGACTACCTGAAGCAACCTCCAACTGTAGGCTGGCGGCCCACCGACCCCGCATGATGCGCAGCCCGGCAAGCCCCCTGAAGAGGGGTTGGAAGAGGCGGGTGGTTAGGCCCTCCCTGACGAAAAAAGCAGATGA
It contains:
- a CDS encoding 6-phosphofructokinase yields the protein MGSNQIRRIGLLTGGGDCPGLNAVIRAVTKAAIMNYDVQVFGIEDGFLGLVQNRIHELLLQDVSGILTVGGTILGTSNKCNPAHYCTSLDERGVPIFKDVTDRCLEHYQHWRLDALVVIGGDGTMSCAKNFVRRGITCVGVPKTIDNDLIGTDITFGFQTAVETATCAIDRIHTTAASHHRVMVVEVMGRNAGWIALHAGVASGSDIILLPEIPFDYDIICEFIGERHTHHRTCTIVCVSEGARPIDGRQVVNHHDPTSPDPIRLGGIGKIVADEIEKRTGAESRVTVLGHVQRGGTPIHSDRLLGTRFGFHAIELLMAGKKNRLVVMRNHQVTDIDILDAADKQRLVPLDDPLIAAARAVGTCFGDAIPAQ